Proteins encoded in a region of the Dromaius novaehollandiae isolate bDroNov1 chromosome 18, bDroNov1.hap1, whole genome shotgun sequence genome:
- the COPRS gene encoding coordinator of PRMT5 and differentiation stimulator isoform X1 gives MRLLGITLQISAVKPGSSRPSNLVAGLPRHPLVEGTSSSKVEARFWWEMSPEVCQELQRSGTCFCTRSPGQAAEELKCTQLIVAACEDALLSAGAATAKPNTPCRRAKRRPSATKADALCPCSSGDGPIPSLVAHPWVDVSEPGFCSQPLVPATPICQFLYALCLLQCSSRFFSLLALPRQPQPSPPPPAAAAPCPLWSPSFHLSSLPSSLPFLPVFAHLGSAHPPGGEGYPFRPRPRSPPALPGSSRCLLRPLPVQPLPPSLGVRSREGGSEPGRGGRCSQARLCRRDARCGLTSLRLAGRGEPTISSSDTRLRISGHTVCRCSQEIFAFPSAPARKPQALRLDVPGCKCARHSSVPFSPRSYALAAQHQPCVAALARAWPA, from the exons ATGAGGCTTTTGGGCATCACACTGCAGATCAGTGCGGTGAAACCAGGTTCTTCAAGACCGAGCAACCTCGTGGCTGGGCTGCCGAGGCACCCGCTTGTTGAGGGTACGAGCAGCAGCAAGGTCGAGGCGAGGTTCTGGTGGGAAATGAGCCCTGAGGTTTGCCAAGAGCTGCAGCGGAGTGGGACCTGCTTTTGCACAAGAAGCCCTGGGCAAGCGGCGGAAGAACTGAAATGCACCCAACTAATTGTAGCAGCGTGCGAAGACGCGCTGTTGAG CGCCGGAGCCGCGACAGCCAAGCCAAACACGCCGTGCCGGCGAGCCAAACGTCGCCCTTCGGCCACGAAAGCGGATGCCTTGTGCCCCTGCTCGAGTGGAGATGGACCCATCCCGTCGTTGGTGGCACATCCATGGGTTGATGTAAGTGAGCCGGGGTTTTGCTCACAGCCGCTGGTACCTGCCACTCCTATATGCCAATTTTTATACGCTCTCTGCCTTTTGCAGTGTTCCTCACGGTTTTTCTCCCTGCTCGCTCTTCCCCGCCAGCCCCAGCCTTcgccgccccccccagccgcTGCTGCCCCTTGCCCGCTCTGGTCTCCCTCGTTCCatctttcttctctgccttcctcccttcCATTTTTGCCCGTTTTTGCTCACCTCGGCTCAGCCCACCCTCCCGGAGGGGAAGGGTATCCATTTCGCCCCCGTCCCcgctcccctcctgccctcccggGCAGCAGCCGCTGCCTCCTCCGTCCTCTCCCCgtccagccccttcctccctcGCTGGGGGTCCGGAGCAGGGAAGGGGGCAGcgaaccggggcgggggggacgctGCAGCCAAGCGCGGCTGTGCCGGAGAGATGCCCGGTGTGGTCTCACCAGCCTTCGTCTGGCTGGACGAGGCGAGCCGACCATCTCGAGCAGTGACACACGTCTCCGTATCTCAGGCCACACAGTCTGTCGCTGCTCCCAGGAGATTTTCGCCTTTCCCTCTGCGCCAGCCCGCAAGCCGCAAGCTCTCCGGCTGGACGTCCCGGGCTGTAAATGCGCTCGTCATTCTTCTGTTCCTTTCTCCCCCAGGAGCTACGCGTTGGCGGCTCAGCACCAGCCATGCGTGGCTGCGCTTGCCCGCGCTTGGCCCGCGTAG